A genomic window from Microvirga sp. TS319 includes:
- a CDS encoding MBL fold metallo-hydrolase — protein MTGQLVCHCQLVETDGHGLVLVDTGFGSRDVDDPYGRMSPLFVNMNRIQLDHRYTALEQVRNLGFSPRDVRHIVLTHLDFDHAGGLEDFPEARVHVLRAEAEEAEVRQGFIHRRRYRPEQWDEVRDWRFYDPSGENWFGFNSVRDLDGLPPEILMVPLPGHTMGHAGIAIDTPEGWLLNAGDAYFYRHEMDEEPSCTPGLLAYQTLMEENRAMRLRNQERLRDLANDPSTNVRIFCSHDPVELEALQRLSTGWRPLYAESVPIPRYS, from the coding sequence ATGACCGGGCAGCTCGTGTGCCATTGCCAGTTGGTCGAAACGGACGGCCACGGGCTGGTCCTCGTCGATACCGGCTTCGGATCCCGCGATGTGGACGACCCTTACGGGCGCATGAGCCCGTTGTTCGTCAACATGAACCGGATCCAGCTCGATCATCGCTACACGGCACTGGAGCAGGTAAGGAACTTGGGCTTTTCGCCACGGGACGTTCGCCATATCGTTCTGACGCACCTCGATTTCGACCATGCGGGCGGGCTCGAGGATTTTCCCGAGGCGAGGGTTCACGTGCTGCGCGCGGAGGCGGAGGAGGCGGAGGTCCGCCAAGGCTTCATCCATCGGCGGCGCTACCGCCCGGAGCAATGGGACGAGGTGCGCGACTGGCGCTTCTACGATCCGTCGGGCGAGAACTGGTTCGGCTTCAATTCCGTGCGCGATCTCGACGGCCTTCCGCCCGAGATCCTGATGGTTCCGCTGCCCGGCCACACGATGGGACATGCGGGGATCGCCATCGATACGCCGGAAGGCTGGCTTCTCAATGCGGGCGACGCCTATTTCTACCGTCACGAAATGGATGAGGAGCCGTCCTGCACGCCGGGCCTTCTCGCCTATCAGACGCTGATGGAAGAGAACCGGGCCATGCGCCTGCGCAACCAGGAACGCTTGCGGGACCTGGCGAACGACCCTTCCACCAACGTGCGGATCTTCTGCAGCCATGATCCGGTCGAACTGGAGGCCCTGCAGCGCCTCAGCACCGGGTGGCGGCCGCTTTACGCGGAATCTGTTCCGATTCCTCGCTACTCCTAG
- a CDS encoding cytochrome ubiquinol oxidase subunit I codes for MELDALILSRIQFAFTISFHIIFPAFTIGLASWLAALEFNWLRTKNPLYRNLFRFWVKVFAVSFGLGVVSGIVMSYQFGTNWSRFSEFTGNVLGPVIAYEVITAFFLEAAFLGIMLFGWERVGDRLHFFATCMVALGTLISAFWILSANSWMQTPAGFAIENGKAVPVDWFKVVFNPSFPLRYAHMVMGCYITTAFAVAGMSAWMLLRHRHDAPEAKLAASRRSLSMALWFAAIFVPVQIVIGDLHGLGVLEYQPTKLAAIEGNWERMSNMPLRLFAIPDEGAETNYYEIGIPKIGSWVLTHAYDGVVPGLKEVPRENRPPVWPVFFSFRIMVGLGFAMLGIGLWSLYLRWKGTLFTDRIFLTATMLMTPSGFGAVLFGWFTAEIGRQPYVVYGLMRTADAVSPVAAGAVTASLLTFFVVYAFIFGFGSYYLAKLLRRGPDPAEDIRGDDLRKKPKRPFSASDEGIEGRSGHRAQPAE; via the coding sequence ATGGAACTCGATGCCCTGATACTGTCGCGCATCCAATTTGCGTTCACGATCTCGTTCCACATCATCTTTCCGGCCTTCACCATCGGCCTTGCGAGCTGGCTCGCCGCGCTCGAATTCAACTGGCTGCGTACGAAGAACCCGCTTTACCGCAATCTCTTCCGGTTCTGGGTCAAGGTCTTCGCCGTATCCTTCGGCCTCGGCGTCGTGTCGGGCATCGTCATGAGCTACCAGTTCGGCACCAACTGGTCGCGCTTCTCCGAGTTCACCGGCAATGTGCTGGGTCCCGTCATCGCCTACGAGGTCATCACGGCCTTCTTCCTGGAAGCGGCCTTTCTCGGCATCATGCTCTTCGGTTGGGAGAGAGTGGGCGACCGGCTGCATTTCTTCGCCACCTGCATGGTCGCCCTGGGAACCTTGATTTCCGCCTTCTGGATTCTCTCCGCCAACTCCTGGATGCAGACGCCGGCAGGCTTCGCCATCGAGAACGGCAAGGCGGTGCCGGTCGACTGGTTCAAAGTCGTCTTCAACCCGTCCTTTCCCTTGCGTTACGCGCATATGGTGATGGGCTGCTACATCACCACCGCTTTCGCGGTCGCCGGCATGTCGGCGTGGATGCTCCTTCGCCACCGGCACGACGCGCCGGAAGCCAAGCTCGCGGCTTCCCGACGCTCCCTATCGATGGCCTTGTGGTTCGCGGCCATCTTCGTGCCCGTCCAGATCGTGATCGGTGACCTTCATGGATTGGGGGTGCTGGAATATCAGCCGACGAAACTCGCGGCGATCGAAGGCAATTGGGAGCGAATGTCCAACATGCCGCTGCGCCTTTTCGCCATTCCCGACGAGGGGGCTGAAACCAATTATTACGAGATCGGCATTCCGAAGATCGGCAGCTGGGTTCTGACCCATGCCTATGACGGCGTCGTGCCGGGCCTCAAGGAGGTGCCACGGGAGAACCGGCCGCCGGTCTGGCCCGTCTTCTTCTCGTTCCGCATCATGGTTGGCTTGGGCTTCGCCATGCTCGGGATCGGGTTGTGGAGCCTGTATCTGCGCTGGAAGGGAACGCTGTTCACCGACAGAATCTTCCTCACCGCCACGATGCTCATGACGCCCTCAGGCTTCGGTGCGGTGCTGTTCGGCTGGTTCACGGCGGAAATCGGCCGCCAGCCTTACGTGGTCTACGGGCTGATGCGCACCGCCGATGCGGTTTCACCCGTCGCGGCGGGAGCGGTGACGGCGTCGCTCCTCACCTTCTTCGTCGTCTATGCCTTCATCTTCGGGTTCGGTTCCTACTATCTCGCCAAGCTTTTGCGGCGTGGGCCCGATCCCGCCGAGGACATTCGCGGCGACGATCTCCGCAAGAAGCCGAAGCGTCCGTTCTCCGCATCGGACGAAGGGATCGAGGGCAGGTCCGGCCATCGGGCCCAGCCGGCGGAATAG
- a CDS encoding SemiSWEET family sugar transporter, producing MNEWLPTILATVAGILSTASFVPQVLKAWRERDTAAISKRMYLVTVTAFTLWSVYGFLIGAMPLIVFNLLSLGLSGTILFLKIRNERQKTGRQKTGSQNTGSQVTRTGKSAAVAEKEPGMAQSG from the coding sequence ATGAATGAGTGGTTGCCGACGATTCTGGCGACGGTTGCGGGAATTCTGTCCACGGCAAGCTTCGTTCCGCAGGTGCTGAAGGCTTGGCGGGAGCGCGACACGGCCGCAATCTCGAAGCGCATGTATCTGGTGACGGTAACCGCCTTCACCCTGTGGTCGGTCTACGGTTTTCTGATCGGGGCCATGCCACTCATCGTCTTCAATCTGCTGAGCCTAGGCTTAAGCGGCACCATCCTGTTCCTGAAGATCCGCAACGAGCGCCAGAAGACCGGCCGCCAGAAGACCGGGAGCCAGAACACCGGGAGCCAAGTGACGCGGACGGGCAAGTCTGCCGCAGTCGCCGAGAAGGAACCCGGCATGGCGCAGTCCGGTTGA
- a CDS encoding DNA topoisomerase IB yields the protein MLLDPPSSADSIVDPRDAAETAGLTYVSDEEPGIRRKRSGKGFTYLRPDGKKVEDRATLDRIKSLAIPPAYTDVWICPRANGHIQATGRDAKGRKQYRYHAAFREARESTKYEHMLEFARGLPAIRRTIDEHMSRRGLPREKVLATVVHLLETTLIRVGNEDYAKQNKSYGLTTLRDPHVKVEGSELRFQFKGKSGKIWKLQVKDRRIAKIVKACQDLSGQDLFQYLDDDGEHQSVTSSDVNAYLKEITGRDITAKDFRTWAGTVLAALALSEFEQFDSEARAKKNIRAAIEQVSARLGNTPTICRKCYVHPEVFSCYLKGELLLEIKGRVEAELREDLPSLRPEEAAVLSLLQERLSEEIGRQTEKPAEKPERGRRSSTGRKQAGSRPELPA from the coding sequence ATGCTGCTCGATCCGCCGTCCTCCGCCGATTCCATCGTCGATCCGCGCGACGCCGCCGAAACGGCGGGGCTCACCTACGTCTCCGACGAGGAGCCGGGGATCCGGCGCAAGAGATCCGGGAAGGGGTTCACCTATCTGCGCCCCGACGGCAAGAAAGTGGAGGATCGGGCCACTCTCGACCGCATCAAGTCTCTCGCGATTCCTCCCGCCTATACGGATGTGTGGATCTGCCCCAGGGCCAACGGCCACATCCAGGCGACAGGCCGCGACGCGAAGGGGCGCAAGCAATATCGCTACCACGCCGCTTTCCGCGAGGCGCGGGAGAGCACGAAATACGAGCACATGCTCGAATTCGCGCGCGGCCTGCCGGCCATCCGCAGGACCATCGACGAGCACATGAGCCGGCGCGGCCTGCCACGCGAGAAGGTGCTGGCGACAGTGGTGCATCTGCTCGAGACCACGCTGATCCGTGTCGGCAACGAGGATTACGCGAAGCAGAACAAGAGCTATGGCCTCACGACGTTGCGCGATCCCCATGTAAAGGTGGAGGGCAGCGAGCTGCGCTTCCAGTTCAAAGGCAAGAGCGGCAAGATCTGGAAGCTGCAGGTCAAGGATCGCCGCATTGCCAAGATCGTGAAGGCCTGCCAGGATCTGTCGGGTCAGGATCTCTTCCAGTATCTCGATGACGACGGCGAGCACCAGTCGGTCACGTCCTCGGACGTGAACGCCTATCTGAAGGAGATCACCGGGCGCGACATCACCGCCAAGGATTTCCGCACCTGGGCCGGAACGGTTCTTGCCGCCCTCGCCTTGTCCGAGTTCGAGCAGTTCGACAGCGAGGCCAGGGCGAAGAAGAACATCCGCGCCGCCATCGAGCAGGTTTCTGCGCGCCTGGGCAACACGCCGACCATCTGCCGCAAGTGCTATGTGCATCCCGAGGTGTTCTCCTGCTATCTCAAGGGCGAATTGCTGCTCGAGATCAAGGGGAGGGTCGAAGCCGAGCTGCGCGAGGACCTGCCCTCGCTCCGGCCCGAAGAGGCCGCGGTGCTGAGCCTGCTGCAGGAGCGGCTCTCCGAGGAGATCGGGCGGCAGACGGAAAAGCCGGCCGAAAAGCCCGAAAGGGGCCGGCGCTCTTCGACGGGCCGGAAACAGGCCGGAAGCCGGCCGGAGCTGCCGGCGTGA
- a CDS encoding glycosyltransferase family 4 protein produces MSSDRPDPAGRKLVFIVTEDWFFASHFLPMARAARELGLDVAVVTRVRAHREAIEATGTRVIPLQVERRSVNPMTAGYAAGQLAAILRDEKADIVHCIALRSILVGGFAAALAGVSRRVYALTGLGFLGARTDRLGRLSQRAIRLLVRGLETTKTRYLFENADDPRLLGLDPTAPKITIVGGAGIDPGTFGPSPLPAQPPLKVALVARMLWSKGVDLAVEAVRAARGKGAPIELSLYGAPDPSNPKAIPEETLKAWGAEPGISWHGTTRDVAAIWRDHHVACLPSRGGEGLPRTLLEAAACGRAIVTTDVPGCRALVRDDVEGLLVPPGDAGALADALAVLSADRGRVARMGAAGRARILDGFTERNVMDDVKRLYASMLGS; encoded by the coding sequence TTGTCGTCCGATCGTCCCGATCCCGCAGGCCGCAAGCTCGTCTTCATCGTCACCGAGGACTGGTTCTTCGCGTCTCATTTCCTCCCCATGGCCCGCGCCGCGCGCGAGCTGGGGCTTGACGTGGCCGTCGTCACCCGCGTGCGCGCGCACCGCGAGGCCATCGAAGCCACCGGCACGCGGGTGATCCCGCTGCAGGTCGAACGGCGCAGCGTCAATCCGATGACGGCGGGCTATGCCGCCGGGCAGCTCGCCGCGATCCTGAGGGACGAGAAGGCCGACATCGTTCACTGCATCGCGCTCAGAAGCATTCTGGTGGGCGGCTTCGCCGCCGCTCTCGCCGGCGTCAGCCGCCGGGTCTATGCGTTGACCGGCCTCGGCTTCCTGGGAGCGCGGACGGATCGGCTGGGGCGCCTTTCGCAGCGTGCGATACGGCTCCTGGTTCGCGGCCTCGAAACCACGAAGACCCGCTATCTCTTCGAGAATGCCGACGATCCCCGTCTTCTCGGTCTCGACCCCACAGCCCCGAAGATCACCATCGTCGGCGGAGCCGGCATCGACCCCGGGACGTTCGGCCCCTCGCCCCTTCCCGCGCAGCCGCCGCTGAAGGTCGCGCTTGTCGCCCGCATGCTCTGGTCGAAGGGGGTGGACCTCGCCGTCGAGGCCGTGCGTGCGGCCCGGGGCAAAGGAGCCCCAATCGAACTCTCCCTCTACGGCGCCCCCGATCCCTCGAACCCGAAGGCCATTCCGGAAGAGACCCTGAAGGCCTGGGGAGCGGAACCGGGGATCTCCTGGCACGGCACGACCCGGGACGTCGCCGCCATCTGGCGCGACCATCACGTGGCCTGCCTTCCCTCCAGAGGCGGCGAGGGACTCCCGCGAACGCTCCTGGAAGCGGCCGCCTGCGGCCGGGCCATCGTCACCACGGATGTCCCCGGCTGTCGCGCCCTCGTCCGTGACGACGTGGAAGGCCTTCTCGTGCCGCCCGGCGATGCCGGGGCTCTCGCGGATGCGCTGGCGGTCCTTTCCGCCGACCGGGGGCGGGTGGCGCGCATGGGTGCGGCGGGACGCGCCCGGATCCTCGACGGCTTCACGGAGAGGAATGTCATGGACGACGTCAAGCGGCTTTACGCTTCCATGCTGGGCTCATGA
- a CDS encoding type I secretion system permease/ATPase — protein MKQTSRNREESTEVQDALKSCLPSFTNVAIFSAVVNILALTGSIYMLQVYDRVLSSRSIPTLIGLSLITLAAFALSGGLDMLRGRMLARIGARFDEILAPRVFDLVATMPLKGAKASESMQPIRDVDTIRGFLSSLGPTALFDMPFMPIFLIGCFMIHPWIGVFSVIGGVCIIILTIYTDAKSKEPSYELTKSGAERHALAETSRRNAEAIRALGMLGHLGKRYDEVHVRHVNDGLVASESSAGISAFAKVFRMALQSGILGLGALLVIEGQMSGGLMIAGSILMSRALAPIEIAVANWKGFTASRQAYRRLQHIMTLVPAQGQRMPLPAPKQAVSVEEVYVSAPGAQLPIVQAASLRLQAGQGLGLIGPSASGKSSLARALVGVWPTLRGEIRLDGAALDQWEPDNLGRHIGYLPQDVELFEGTVAENISRFHPNAKPEDVIAAAKVAGAHDLILNLSDGYDTRIGEGGASLSGGQRQRVALARALYGDPFLVVLDEPNASLDGAGDEALNQAILAVRQRGGIVIVITHRPAALGQVDQVAIMEEGRIKAIGPRDEVLQGVMKRNMTPAPAPAVRVQPAQAQAGNLREVG, from the coding sequence ATGAAGCAAACATCGAGAAATCGGGAAGAGAGCACGGAAGTCCAAGACGCTCTGAAATCGTGCCTGCCTTCCTTTACGAACGTCGCCATTTTCTCGGCGGTCGTGAACATCCTGGCGCTGACCGGTTCGATTTACATGCTCCAGGTCTACGACCGGGTCCTGTCGAGCCGGAGCATTCCGACCCTGATCGGGCTTTCGCTGATCACCCTGGCGGCTTTTGCCCTGTCCGGCGGTCTCGACATGCTGCGCGGCAGGATGCTCGCCCGCATCGGTGCCCGCTTCGACGAGATCCTCGCGCCTCGCGTCTTCGACCTGGTCGCCACCATGCCTCTGAAGGGAGCCAAGGCGTCCGAGAGCATGCAGCCGATCAGGGACGTGGATACGATCCGCGGCTTCCTGTCGAGCCTGGGCCCCACGGCTCTCTTCGACATGCCGTTCATGCCGATCTTCCTCATCGGCTGCTTCATGATCCATCCGTGGATCGGCGTCTTTTCCGTGATCGGCGGCGTGTGCATCATCATTCTGACGATCTACACGGACGCCAAGAGCAAGGAGCCGTCCTACGAGTTGACGAAGAGCGGCGCCGAACGGCACGCCCTGGCGGAAACCAGCCGCCGCAACGCGGAGGCGATCCGCGCCCTCGGCATGCTCGGCCATCTCGGCAAGCGCTATGACGAGGTGCATGTCCGCCACGTCAATGACGGCCTCGTCGCCAGCGAATCCTCGGCGGGCATCAGCGCCTTCGCCAAGGTGTTCCGCATGGCCCTGCAATCCGGCATTCTGGGCCTCGGCGCCCTCCTGGTGATCGAGGGGCAGATGTCCGGCGGCCTGATGATCGCGGGGTCGATCCTCATGTCCCGCGCCCTTGCGCCCATCGAAATCGCGGTGGCGAACTGGAAGGGCTTCACTGCCTCCCGCCAAGCCTATCGTCGCCTCCAGCACATCATGACCCTGGTTCCGGCGCAGGGCCAGCGCATGCCGCTGCCCGCCCCGAAGCAGGCCGTCTCGGTGGAGGAGGTCTATGTTTCGGCTCCGGGCGCCCAGCTCCCGATCGTGCAGGCGGCCTCCTTGAGGCTGCAGGCCGGCCAGGGCCTGGGCCTGATCGGGCCCAGCGCTTCCGGCAAATCGTCCTTGGCCCGCGCACTCGTCGGCGTCTGGCCCACCCTGCGCGGCGAGATCCGGCTCGACGGTGCCGCCCTCGACCAGTGGGAGCCCGACAATCTCGGGCGTCACATCGGCTATCTGCCGCAGGACGTGGAGCTGTTCGAGGGCACGGTAGCCGAGAACATCTCGCGCTTCCATCCGAATGCGAAGCCCGAGGACGTGATCGCGGCCGCGAAGGTGGCTGGCGCCCATGATCTGATTCTCAACCTGTCGGACGGCTACGATACGCGCATCGGCGAAGGCGGAGCCTCCCTGTCGGGCGGCCAGCGCCAGCGTGTCGCCCTGGCCCGGGCGCTCTACGGCGATCCTTTCCTCGTCGTGCTCGACGAGCCGAATGCCAGCCTCGACGGTGCGGGCGACGAAGCCCTGAACCAGGCAATCCTTGCTGTTCGGCAGCGCGGCGGCATCGTCATCGTCATCACCCATCGCCCGGCCGCTCTCGGGCAGGTCGACCAGGTCGCCATCATGGAAGAGGGCCGCATCAAGGCCATAGGCCCGCGGGACGAAGTTCTGCAGGGTGTGATGAAACGCAATATGACTCCGGCGCCAGCGCCCGCAGTGCGGGTGCAGCCGGCGCAGGCGCAGGCGGGCAACCTGCGGGAGGTTGGTTAA
- a CDS encoding methyltransferase: MITDPKAFIRAETRLLPVPHAPEISLHVADEATELWQRTEEELGEIGLPPPFWAFAWAGGQALARYILDHPDTVRGRYVLDFASGSGLVAIAAMKAGAAEVAACDIDGFAIAAIELNAAANGVAVTPVRGDLIGQDRGWDTVLAGDICYERDLAARVTDWLFDLSRRGAAVLIGDPGRSYLPADRLNRLQVYEVPVTRTLEDAEIKKTSVFEFKPA; encoded by the coding sequence ATGATCACCGATCCCAAAGCCTTCATTCGCGCCGAGACGCGGCTTCTGCCGGTGCCCCATGCACCGGAAATCTCGCTGCACGTGGCCGACGAGGCGACGGAGCTGTGGCAGCGCACGGAGGAGGAACTGGGCGAGATCGGCCTGCCTCCCCCCTTCTGGGCCTTCGCCTGGGCCGGCGGCCAGGCGCTCGCCCGTTATATCCTCGATCATCCCGATACCGTCCGCGGACGGTACGTCCTCGATTTCGCCTCGGGCTCCGGTCTCGTGGCTATCGCGGCCATGAAAGCGGGCGCGGCCGAGGTCGCGGCCTGCGATATCGACGGCTTCGCCATTGCGGCAATCGAGCTGAATGCGGCGGCGAACGGCGTCGCGGTGACGCCCGTTCGGGGCGATCTTATCGGCCAGGACCGGGGGTGGGACACGGTCCTGGCCGGCGACATCTGCTACGAGCGCGATCTCGCCGCCCGTGTGACGGACTGGCTGTTCGACCTCAGCCGGAGAGGCGCTGCCGTCCTCATCGGCGATCCCGGGCGCAGCTATCTTCCTGCGGACCGACTGAACCGGCTCCAGGTCTACGAGGTTCCGGTGACGCGCACCCTCGAAGACGCCGAGATCAAGAAGACCAGCGTGTTCGAATTCAAGCCGGCGTAA
- a CDS encoding HlyD family type I secretion periplasmic adaptor subunit produces the protein MIVIQKPQKPSLHEKVLRRSSVAGLSMIALFAGTIGLWAATSTLSGAVVAGGQFVVDSSVKKIQHSTGGIVGELKVKDGDRVKAGDLLLRLDETLTRANLLVVSKQLDEFIGRQARLEAERDGTNEVKTPQEFADRLGEAAVQKILASERTLFEARRAARDAQKDQLRKRISQSQDEITGLKAQQEAKSREATLIKEELVGVRDLYQKNLVQLPRLNALERDAASIEGQRGQLIASVAQAESRIAETSFQIIQIDEQMRAEAMQELRDIQSKIAEYSERRVAAEDQLKRTDIRAPSDGYVHQLNVHTIGGVISPAEPVMLIVPTNDRLELEAKVLPNDIDQVKMGQKAIVKVHASNARMMPDLHGTVSRISADVSRDQQSGVTFYTIRVELPQEEISRLEGLHLIAGMQAEVFVEVNERTPLEYFFKPMKDQIARAFREH, from the coding sequence ATGATCGTCATCCAGAAACCCCAGAAGCCTTCGTTGCACGAGAAGGTTCTGCGCCGGTCGAGCGTCGCGGGCCTGTCGATGATCGCCCTGTTCGCCGGTACGATCGGACTTTGGGCGGCAACCTCGACCCTGTCGGGCGCCGTCGTGGCCGGCGGCCAGTTCGTGGTCGACAGCAGCGTCAAGAAGATCCAGCATTCCACCGGCGGAATCGTCGGGGAGCTGAAGGTGAAGGACGGCGACCGCGTCAAGGCGGGCGACCTCCTCCTCCGCCTGGACGAGACCCTGACCCGCGCCAATCTTCTGGTGGTGTCCAAGCAGCTCGACGAGTTCATCGGGCGCCAGGCGCGCCTGGAGGCCGAGCGCGACGGCACGAACGAGGTCAAGACGCCGCAGGAATTCGCGGATCGCCTCGGCGAAGCCGCCGTCCAGAAGATCCTGGCCTCCGAGCGCACGCTCTTCGAGGCGCGCCGCGCCGCGCGCGACGCCCAGAAGGATCAGCTCAGGAAGCGCATCTCCCAGTCCCAGGACGAGATCACGGGCCTGAAGGCGCAGCAGGAGGCGAAGTCCCGCGAGGCCACTCTGATCAAGGAGGAGCTCGTCGGTGTCCGCGATCTCTATCAGAAGAACCTGGTGCAGCTCCCGCGCCTGAATGCGCTCGAGCGCGATGCCGCCAGCATCGAGGGGCAGCGCGGCCAGCTCATCGCCTCCGTGGCTCAGGCCGAAAGCCGGATCGCCGAAACCTCGTTCCAGATCATCCAGATCGACGAGCAGATGCGGGCGGAAGCGATGCAGGAGCTGCGCGATATCCAGAGCAAGATCGCCGAGTACAGCGAGCGGCGAGTGGCGGCTGAAGATCAGCTGAAACGCACCGATATCCGCGCGCCGAGCGACGGCTACGTCCACCAGCTCAATGTGCACACCATCGGGGGCGTCATCTCTCCGGCCGAGCCCGTCATGCTCATCGTTCCCACGAACGACAGGCTCGAGCTCGAGGCGAAGGTGCTTCCCAACGACATCGACCAGGTGAAGATGGGGCAGAAGGCGATCGTCAAGGTGCATGCTTCGAATGCGCGCATGATGCCCGACCTGCACGGTACGGTCAGCCGCATCTCGGCGGACGTGTCCCGCGACCAGCAATCGGGCGTGACGTTCTATACGATCCGCGTGGAGCTGCCTCAGGAGGAGATCTCTCGCCTCGAAGGCTTGCATCTCATCGCCGGCATGCAGGCCGAAGTCTTCGTCGAGGTCAACGAGCGCACGCCCCTGGAATACTTCTTCAAGCCCATGAAGGATCAGATCGCCCGCGCCTTCCGCGAGCACTAG
- the cydB gene encoding cytochrome d ubiquinol oxidase subunit II: MFGFGNEHEGLAFWLPLIWAGLIALAVAMYVIVDGFDLGVGILFKAARSENWRDRMMVSVAPIWDGNETWLILGGGGLFAVFHIAYAVLMPALYVPIILMLIALIFRGVAFEFRFKADRSKFLWDNAFFFGSLLATFFQGMVLGAFVQGFANDGRQFTGGTFDFLTPFSVVTGLGLICGYGLLGATWCVMKTTGELEIWARRMAVRFLGATVLAMAVVSVWVPFLGRQIEMRWFSWPHVAFVAPVPLITGYVAYRLLRDLDEGRPYRPFFLAVGLFLLGYLGLGISLFPYIVPPNLTIWDTANTVHSQLFALVGFAIVMPITFAYTAYAYYVFRGKVADDVRGGYGY; the protein is encoded by the coding sequence ATGTTCGGCTTTGGCAATGAACACGAGGGTCTCGCCTTCTGGCTGCCGCTGATCTGGGCCGGGTTGATCGCGCTGGCCGTGGCGATGTATGTGATCGTCGACGGGTTCGACCTCGGGGTCGGAATCCTGTTCAAGGCGGCCCGCAGCGAGAACTGGCGCGACCGGATGATGGTCTCCGTGGCTCCGATCTGGGACGGCAACGAAACCTGGCTCATTCTCGGCGGAGGCGGCCTCTTCGCCGTGTTCCACATCGCTTATGCGGTGCTCATGCCCGCGCTCTACGTGCCGATCATTCTCATGCTGATCGCCCTGATCTTTCGCGGCGTGGCCTTCGAGTTCCGCTTCAAGGCCGATCGCTCGAAATTCCTCTGGGACAACGCGTTCTTCTTCGGCTCGCTGCTGGCGACTTTCTTCCAGGGCATGGTGCTGGGCGCCTTCGTGCAGGGCTTTGCCAATGACGGGCGCCAGTTCACCGGCGGCACCTTCGACTTCCTCACGCCCTTCAGCGTCGTCACGGGCCTCGGCCTCATCTGCGGCTACGGCCTTCTCGGCGCGACCTGGTGCGTGATGAAGACCACGGGCGAGCTCGAAATCTGGGCGCGGCGCATGGCGGTGCGTTTCCTGGGAGCGACGGTCCTCGCCATGGCGGTCGTGTCCGTCTGGGTCCCGTTCCTCGGGCGGCAGATCGAGATGCGCTGGTTCTCCTGGCCCCATGTCGCCTTCGTGGCGCCGGTTCCGCTGATTACCGGCTATGTGGCCTACCGCCTGCTCCGCGATCTGGACGAAGGGCGCCCCTATCGGCCGTTCTTCCTCGCCGTCGGCCTCTTCCTGCTGGGCTATCTCGGGCTGGGCATCAGTCTGTTCCCGTACATCGTGCCGCCGAACCTGACGATCTGGGATACGGCCAACACCGTTCATTCCCAGCTCTTCGCGCTCGTGGGCTTCGCCATCGTGATGCCGATCACCTTCGCGTACACGGCTTATGCCTATTACGTGTTCCGAGGGAAGGTGGCCGATGACGTCCGGGGCGGCTACGGGTACTAG